Proteins from one Fusobacterium periodonticum 1_1_41FAA genomic window:
- a CDS encoding HipA domain-containing protein produces the protein MKLNRNKLKILEKDLGFSLVNFSECKSSFKDYGRSSMRIESKNINDELYLIKVMEREVANHYRDNKNPKSTYVNSIYSEYISCNIGKMLELNIQEVILGYKTHNQANKSLSPILTPCVACKDFCKKEERLIPFDVIFTGISEDEKINYNKNNIYDVLEVIKKQKFVNSDSLKEHFLDMFVFDSFIGNFDRHGKNWGIIENTSTNEYRIAPIFDCGSSLHPKTDRYRIKKYAKAFKESNNNIREKAFGTPVSYFKDENGKKLNYYEFLINDDFDCNCNIAKSILKIVPKIVRLNEDSVIDNLINSLKVAIGEERAYVITNELKFKVEEMLMPTLEISKELLNKEIDEFILKDYSEFNQYNNKEKREFLSEIKNILEMQKLLIENNSNNFDTKDLYQRVDEFLESKNTKDMKAVLSYLEKNNFPINYTDHFKEKFRLEIEKSSENKEKTYNPKKTKEDEKVEKKKEFDISDKF, from the coding sequence ATGAAATTAAATAGAAATAAGTTGAAAATTTTAGAAAAAGATTTAGGCTTTTCTTTGGTTAATTTTTCAGAATGTAAATCTTCTTTTAAAGATTATGGTAGAAGTTCAATGAGAATTGAAAGTAAAAATATAAATGATGAGTTATATCTTATAAAAGTTATGGAAAGAGAAGTTGCAAATCATTATAGAGATAATAAAAATCCTAAAAGCACTTATGTTAATTCTATTTATTCAGAATATATAAGTTGTAACATTGGAAAAATGCTAGAACTAAATATTCAAGAAGTAATATTAGGATATAAAACGCATAATCAAGCTAATAAAAGTTTAAGTCCAATTTTAACTCCTTGTGTAGCTTGTAAAGATTTTTGTAAAAAGGAAGAAAGATTAATTCCTTTTGATGTAATTTTTACTGGAATTAGTGAAGATGAAAAAATAAATTATAATAAAAATAATATATATGATGTTTTAGAAGTAATAAAAAAGCAAAAATTTGTAAATAGTGATAGCTTAAAAGAACATTTTTTAGATATGTTTGTATTTGATAGCTTTATTGGTAATTTTGATAGACACGGTAAAAATTGGGGTATTATAGAAAACACAAGTACAAATGAATACAGAATAGCACCAATTTTTGATTGTGGTTCATCTTTACACCCTAAAACAGATAGATACAGAATTAAAAAATATGCAAAAGCATTTAAAGAAAGTAATAACAATATCAGAGAAAAAGCATTTGGTACTCCTGTTTCTTATTTTAAAGATGAAAATGGAAAGAAATTAAATTATTATGAGTTTTTAATAAATGATGATTTTGATTGTAATTGTAATATAGCAAAATCTATTTTAAAAATAGTACCTAAAATAGTTAGATTAAATGAAGATAGTGTAATAGATAATTTAATAAATAGTTTAAAAGTTGCAATAGGAGAAGAAAGAGCTTATGTTATTACAAATGAGTTGAAATTTAAAGTAGAAGAAATGCTTATGCCAACATTGGAAATATCAAAAGAACTACTTAATAAAGAAATAGATGAATTTATACTAAAAGATTATAGTGAATTTAATCAATATAATAATAAAGAAAAAAGAGAATTTTTATCAGAAATTAAAAATATATTAGAAATGCAAAAACTTTTAATAGAAAATAATTCAAATAATTTTGATACAAAAGATTTATACCAAAGAGTTGATGAGTTTTTAGAAAGTAAAAATACAAAAGATATGAAAGCAGTGCTTAGTTATTTAGAGAAAAATAATTTTCCTATTAATTATACAGACCATTTTAAAGAGAAATTTAGGTTAGAAATAGAAAAATCATCTGAAAATAAAGAGAAAACATATAATCCAAAAAAAACTAAAGAAGATGAGAAAGTAGAAAAAAAGAAAGAATTTGATATAAGTGATAAATTTTAA
- a CDS encoding metal ABC transporter permease has protein sequence MSAGLTIQLIAILISVACSLLGVFLVLRSMSMLTDAISHTVLLGIVLSFFITHKLDSPLLIVGATLTGLLTVYFVEVLSDSKLVKEDAAIGIVLSILFSIAVILISKYTANIHLDIDAVLLGEIAFAPFHTTEIFGFKIATGLVNGFAILVVNLLFITIFFKEIKISIFDKALALTLGLLPEVFHYLLMTLVSVTSVVSFDIVGATLMISFMVGPATTAYMISKNLKTMLVYSSLIGIISSIIGYHLAVFLDVSISGSIAVVIGIIFFLVLFGKRFKKYVKIEEN, from the coding sequence ATGAGTGCAGGATTAACAATACAATTAATTGCTATTTTAATTTCAGTAGCTTGTTCACTGTTAGGAGTATTTTTAGTTTTAAGATCTATGAGTATGCTAACAGATGCAATAAGCCATACAGTTTTGCTTGGGATTGTGCTTTCATTTTTTATCACTCATAAATTAGATTCTCCTTTACTTATTGTAGGGGCAACTTTAACAGGACTTCTGACTGTTTATTTCGTTGAAGTATTAAGCGATAGTAAATTAGTAAAAGAAGATGCTGCAATAGGAATAGTTTTGTCTATTCTATTTAGTATTGCTGTTATTCTTATCTCTAAGTACACAGCAAATATACATTTGGATATTGATGCTGTTTTGCTTGGTGAAATAGCTTTTGCTCCTTTTCATACAACAGAAATTTTTGGTTTTAAAATTGCTACTGGTCTTGTAAATGGTTTTGCAATTTTAGTTGTTAATTTACTATTTATAACTATATTTTTTAAAGAAATTAAAATCTCAATTTTTGATAAGGCTTTGGCTTTAACACTAGGTTTGCTACCTGAAGTTTTTCACTATCTATTGATGACTTTAGTTTCAGTTACCTCTGTAGTTTCGTTTGACATTGTAGGTGCAACTCTTATGATTTCTTTTATGGTTGGACCTGCTACTACTGCCTATATGATTTCTAAAAATCTAAAGACTATGTTAGTATATAGTTCTTTAATTGGTATTATTTCATCTATCATAGGTTATCATTTAGCAGTTTTTCTAGATGTTTCTATATCAGGTAGTATAGCTGTGGTGATAGGAATAATATTCTTTTTAGTGTTATTTGGAAAAAGATTTAAAAAATATGTTAAAATAGAAGAAAATTAA
- a CDS encoding EamA family transporter gives MWFIFAILSAIFAALTSILAKIGIEGVNSNLATAVRTIVVVLMAWLMVFITGSQNGLMDISKKSWIFLILSGLATGASWLCYYKALQIGEASKVVPIDKLSIVITVALAFLFLGEQITLKTLIGCSLIAVGTFVMIL, from the coding sequence ATGTGGTTTATTTTTGCAATTTTATCAGCAATATTTGCTGCACTAACTTCAATTTTAGCTAAAATAGGTATTGAAGGAGTTAACTCAAATTTAGCAACAGCAGTGAGAACGATTGTCGTTGTGCTTATGGCATGGCTTATGGTTTTTATAACTGGAAGTCAAAATGGACTTATGGATATAAGTAAAAAAAGTTGGATATTTTTAATTTTATCTGGACTGGCTACGGGAGCTTCTTGGCTTTGTTACTATAAAGCTTTACAAATAGGTGAAGCTTCAAAAGTTGTACCTATAGATAAGCTAAGTATAGTAATAACTGTTGCTTTAGCTTTTCTATTTCTAGGAGAACAAATAACATTAAAAACTTTAATTGGCTGTAGCTTGATTGCTGTAGGAACTTTTGTTATGATTTTATAA
- a CDS encoding restriction endonuclease subunit S, which yields MKIFNKNEWKKVKLGDVCEVITGNTPLKKIKEYWDKDEVPFITPPELKYEGINYITPNIYVSKIGAKQGRIIPKNSICVCCIGSLGKLGILKEDAITNQQINSLILKDKNVDLLYLYFYLKTIKNNLESIASSTTVKIINKSSFEKIDINLPSLEIQKKISKKLELLENNINFRKSQLNSLNELSKSLFTKFNKNGVEKQLNDVADIIMGQSPLSQSYNKDKKGLPFYQGKTEFSDIYIKEATVYCNSPIKVVEENDILMSVRAPVGDVNIATQKSCIGRGLASIKPKKIDYLYLFYLLKEQKSKIEKIGVGSTFKAINKNNISTLKISIVEKDKQNKIRNYLSSIEKLKFIFGRPLISTTFKNSYKRVSA from the coding sequence ATGAAGATATTTAATAAAAATGAATGGAAGAAAGTTAAATTAGGAGATGTTTGTGAAGTTATAACTGGTAATACTCCTCTTAAAAAAATAAAAGAATACTGGGATAAAGATGAAGTTCCATTTATTACACCACCAGAATTAAAATATGAGGGAATTAACTATATAACTCCTAATATATATGTTTCAAAAATAGGTGCTAAACAAGGAAGAATTATACCTAAAAATTCTATATGTGTATGCTGTATAGGTTCATTAGGGAAACTAGGTATATTAAAAGAAGATGCTATTACAAATCAACAAATAAATAGTCTTATTTTAAAAGATAAAAATGTAGATTTATTGTATTTATATTTTTATTTAAAAACTATAAAAAATAATCTTGAAAGCATCGCTTCATCTACAACTGTAAAAATAATAAATAAGTCTTCTTTTGAAAAAATAGATATAAATTTACCTAGTCTTGAAATCCAAAAGAAAATATCCAAAAAATTAGAATTACTAGAAAATAATATTAACTTTAGAAAATCACAACTAAATTCTTTAAATGAATTAAGTAAATCTTTATTTACAAAATTTAATAAAAATGGAGTTGAAAAACAACTTAATGATGTAGCAGATATTATTATGGGACAATCTCCATTATCTCAATCATATAATAAAGATAAAAAAGGATTACCATTTTATCAAGGGAAAACAGAATTTAGTGATATTTATATAAAAGAAGCAACTGTTTATTGTAATTCTCCAATAAAAGTAGTAGAAGAAAATGATATCTTAATGTCTGTTAGAGCACCTGTTGGTGATGTAAATATTGCTACACAAAAGTCTTGTATAGGAAGAGGTCTTGCTTCTATAAAACCAAAAAAAATTGACTATCTTTATTTGTTCTATTTATTAAAAGAACAAAAATCAAAAATTGAAAAAATAGGTGTCGGTAGTACATTTAAAGCAATTAATAAAAATAATATTTCAACTCTTAAAATCTCAATAGTTGAAAAAGATAAACAAAATAAGATAAGAAATTATTTGAGTTCTATAGAGAAATTGAAATTTATTTTTGGTAGACCTTTAATTTCTACCACTTTTAAAAATTCATATAAGAGGGTGAGTGCTTAA
- a CDS encoding class I SAM-dependent DNA methyltransferase, whose product MITGEIKSKVDKMWEYFWTGGLTNPVDVIEQLTYLIFMKRLDQEEQRKEKEQKLGSIFGNFDEKFIFGENHQDIRWSNLIQLGDPKQLYDKVRNEAFEFIKNLDEDKDSVFSQYMENAIFKVPTPAVLQNTMDTIEEIFNNPQMVEDKDTKGDLYEYLLSKLSTSGKNGQFRTPKHIINMMVELMKPTVEDKIIDPACGTSGFLVSSIEYIKKNFKDILATSPEIYKYFSTAMIHGNDTDATMLGISAMNLLLHDMKTPKLKRIDSLSTDYSEESDYTLILANPPFKGSVDEALLSNTLTRVVKTKKTELLFIALFLRLLKIGGRGAVIVPDGVLFGASNAHKNLRKELIENNQLEAVISMPSGVFKPYAGVSTGILIFTKTGKGGTDNVWFYDMTADGYSLDDKRNPVEENDIPDIIERFSNLENEKDRKRTDKSFFVPKQEIIDNDYDLSINKYKEIVYEKVEYEEPKVILEKLEELSKSIDEKLKELKVMLDEDI is encoded by the coding sequence ATGATTACAGGTGAAATTAAAAGTAAAGTTGATAAGATGTGGGAGTATTTCTGGACGGGAGGTTTAACAAACCCTGTTGATGTAATTGAACAACTTACTTATCTTATTTTTATGAAAAGATTAGATCAAGAAGAACAAAGAAAAGAGAAAGAACAAAAACTTGGTAGCATATTTGGAAATTTTGATGAAAAATTTATTTTTGGTGAAAATCATCAAGATATTAGATGGAGTAATCTTATTCAATTAGGTGATCCTAAACAATTATATGATAAAGTTAGAAATGAAGCTTTTGAATTTATTAAAAACTTAGATGAGGATAAAGATAGTGTGTTTTCTCAATATATGGAAAATGCTATTTTTAAAGTTCCAACACCAGCTGTTTTACAAAATACAATGGATACTATTGAAGAAATTTTTAATAATCCTCAAATGGTTGAAGATAAAGATACTAAAGGGGATTTATACGAATATTTACTTTCTAAATTATCGACTTCTGGTAAAAACGGACAATTTAGAACACCTAAACATATTATAAATATGATGGTTGAACTTATGAAACCTACTGTTGAAGACAAGATAATTGATCCTGCCTGTGGAACATCTGGTTTCTTAGTAAGTTCAATAGAGTACATAAAGAAAAACTTTAAAGATATCTTAGCAACTTCACCAGAAATTTATAAATATTTCTCAACTGCTATGATACATGGAAATGATACTGATGCAACAATGTTAGGAATTTCTGCAATGAACCTATTACTTCATGATATGAAAACACCTAAATTGAAAAGAATAGATTCTCTTTCAACAGATTATAGTGAAGAAAGTGATTATACTCTAATCCTTGCTAATCCACCATTCAAAGGAAGTGTTGATGAAGCCTTACTTTCTAATACTTTAACAAGAGTTGTAAAGACTAAAAAGACTGAATTGTTATTTATTGCTCTATTCTTAAGACTTTTAAAAATTGGTGGTAGAGGTGCTGTTATTGTTCCTGATGGGGTACTATTTGGAGCTTCAAATGCACATAAAAATTTAAGAAAAGAATTGATTGAAAATAACCAATTAGAAGCTGTTATTTCTATGCCAAGTGGAGTATTCAAACCTTATGCTGGAGTATCAACAGGTATTTTAATTTTCACAAAGACTGGAAAAGGTGGAACTGATAATGTTTGGTTCTATGATATGACAGCTGATGGATATTCTCTTGATGATAAAAGAAATCCTGTTGAAGAAAATGATATCCCAGATATCATAGAAAGATTTTCTAATTTAGAAAACGAAAAAGATAGAAAAAGAACTGATAAATCTTTCTTTGTTCCTAAACAAGAAATAATTGATAATGATTATGATTTATCAATTAATAAATATAAAGAAATTGTTTATGAAAAAGTTGAATATGAAGAACCTAAGGTAATTTTAGAAAAATTAGAAGAACTTTCAAAATCTATTGATGAAAAGTTGAAAGAGTTAAAAGTGATGCTAGATGAAGATATTTAA
- the rpoN gene encoding RNA polymerase factor sigma-54, with translation MILEQKLNQSLKLSQTMKMSLNILEMSMLNLNNFIKNEFSSKFGVEINYSKQETYSDDDRLEFSFPCEEENFFQILEEQLSYFNINQKIKDICIFIINNLNNKGYLEISKIEIKDILSLSNKELEEAFNIIYSLDPCGVGAYSLEECLKIQLERKKIKDKKLNLLIDNFLFPLADKKYDLIKEKLNIDESTLTKYIDIIKSLNPIPSRGYNVGKIRKIIPDIFVKQINNEITYEINQDLIPQINIKNNINDEEYKRLNEIIHCIEKRFHTLEKIIKIVLREQKDFFITKGKKMNVLKISELASELNLSSSTVSRAIKEKYIKSDFGIISLRKLFNLSSTIFLCQEKIAEYIENEDRKKPYSDQDIVKLLENDGIKIARRTVSKYRIDLGYKSSVERKISL, from the coding sequence ATGATATTAGAGCAAAAATTAAATCAATCTTTAAAATTATCTCAAACAATGAAAATGTCACTAAACATCTTAGAAATGTCAATGTTAAATTTAAACAACTTTATAAAAAATGAGTTTTCAAGTAAATTTGGAGTTGAAATAAACTATTCCAAACAAGAAACATATAGTGATGATGATAGATTAGAATTTTCTTTTCCTTGTGAAGAAGAAAATTTTTTTCAAATTTTAGAAGAGCAGTTATCATATTTTAATATAAATCAGAAAATAAAAGATATTTGCATTTTTATAATCAATAATTTAAATAATAAAGGTTATTTGGAGATATCAAAAATTGAAATCAAAGATATTTTATCTCTAAGTAATAAAGAATTAGAAGAGGCTTTCAATATAATCTATAGCTTAGATCCTTGTGGAGTAGGAGCCTATTCTTTAGAAGAATGTTTAAAGATTCAATTAGAAAGGAAAAAGATTAAAGATAAAAAATTAAATTTGCTTATAGACAATTTTCTTTTTCCTTTAGCTGATAAAAAATATGACTTAATTAAGGAGAAATTAAATATTGATGAAAGTACTTTGACTAAGTATATAGATATTATTAAGTCATTAAACCCTATACCTAGTCGTGGTTATAATGTTGGAAAAATTAGGAAAATCATTCCTGATATTTTTGTAAAACAGATAAACAATGAAATTACATATGAAATTAACCAAGATCTTATACCTCAAATAAATATAAAAAATAACATTAATGATGAAGAATATAAAAGATTAAATGAAATTATACATTGTATAGAAAAACGTTTTCATACCCTTGAAAAAATTATAAAAATTGTTCTTAGAGAACAAAAAGATTTTTTTATCACTAAAGGTAAAAAAATGAATGTTTTAAAAATTTCTGAGCTCGCTTCTGAATTAAATTTAAGTTCATCTACTGTATCAAGAGCAATAAAAGAAAAATATATAAAAAGTGACTTTGGAATAATTTCTTTAAGAAAATTATTCAATTTAAGTTCAACTATCTTTTTATGTCAAGAAAAAATTGCTGAATATATCGAAAATGAAGATAGAAAAAAACCATATTCTGACCAAGATATAGTAAAACTATTAGAAAATGATGGAATAAAAATTGCCAGAAGAACTGTAAGCAAGTATAGAATAGATTTAGGTTATAAATCCTCAGTTGAAAGAAAAATATCTCTTTGA
- a CDS encoding helix-turn-helix domain-containing protein: MFNLEYFANDNYKVLKFLYNNQIQVKDEYYIVLSQQEIADMVQFSKLKTNGIMQELREKGFIANYENKRRKYIITDMGYKVIELMSKNR, encoded by the coding sequence ATGTTTAATTTAGAATATTTTGCTAATGATAATTACAAGGTTTTAAAATTTCTATACAATAATCAAATACAAGTTAAAGATGAATATTATATAGTTCTATCACAGCAAGAAATAGCTGATATGGTACAATTTTCTAAACTTAAAACTAATGGAATAATGCAAGAATTAAGAGAAAAAGGATTTATTGCTAATTATGAAAACAAAAGAAGAAAATATATTATAACTGATATGGGATATAAGGTTATTGAATTAATGAGTAAAAATAGATAA
- a CDS encoding MATE family efflux transporter produces MKKSYDMTKGKIWVTILSFSLPLLGASLIQQLYNTADMIFVGNFVGKEATGAVGASSLLFTCIIGLFTGVSIGVGVAVAQKIGSKDYDIASKVSHTAITFGIFGGVILTILGYFSAEFLLMIMKTPKEIMTDSVIYLKVYFLSMLPMILYNIGAGIIRSTGNSKTPFYILIIGGITNVLANYFFIVILKKGVLGVAIATTLSQTLTALIVLSYLFKNKTIIKFKTSELKIDFSLLKQILYFGLPAGIQSMLITFSNIIVQYYINGYGGDAVAAYATYFKLENFIWMPIVAIGQASMTFSGQNVGANNYQRVKKGAFISILLSGGLSILLATIILTFSHTFMRIFIKNEDIIYLGSQIAFTTFPFYWLYSILEVLGSSLRGMGYSIVSMYITTICLCAVRISLLYLISKFNFDFKSVAYVYPMTWFITASIFIIVFLKIINKKIKKH; encoded by the coding sequence ATGAAAAAGAGCTATGATATGACAAAGGGAAAGATTTGGGTTACAATTTTATCTTTTTCTTTACCACTTTTAGGAGCTAGTTTAATTCAGCAATTATATAATACAGCAGATATGATTTTTGTTGGGAATTTTGTTGGAAAGGAAGCTACTGGTGCAGTTGGAGCAAGTAGTTTGTTATTTACTTGTATTATAGGCTTATTCACAGGTGTTTCAATCGGGGTTGGAGTTGCAGTTGCTCAAAAAATAGGTTCAAAAGACTATGATATAGCATCTAAAGTTTCCCATACTGCTATAACATTTGGAATTTTCGGAGGAGTAATTTTAACTATTCTAGGATATTTCTCTGCTGAATTTCTTTTGATGATAATGAAAACTCCAAAGGAAATAATGACTGACTCTGTTATTTACTTAAAAGTATACTTTTTAAGTATGTTACCAATGATTTTATACAATATAGGAGCAGGAATTATTCGTTCTACAGGGAACTCAAAAACACCTTTCTATATTTTAATTATAGGAGGAATAACTAATGTACTAGCAAATTACTTCTTTATAGTAATATTGAAAAAAGGTGTTTTAGGAGTAGCTATTGCAACAACTTTATCACAAACTTTAACAGCTTTAATAGTTTTAAGTTATTTATTTAAAAATAAAACAATAATAAAATTTAAAACTTCAGAATTAAAAATAGATTTTTCTTTATTGAAACAAATTCTATATTTTGGCTTACCTGCTGGGATACAATCTATGCTAATAACTTTCTCAAATATAATAGTTCAATATTATATCAATGGTTATGGTGGAGATGCTGTTGCAGCCTATGCAACATATTTTAAATTAGAAAACTTTATTTGGATGCCAATAGTAGCCATAGGTCAAGCAAGCATGACTTTTTCAGGTCAAAATGTTGGAGCAAATAATTATCAAAGAGTCAAGAAGGGAGCATTCATTTCTATACTTTTATCAGGAGGTTTAAGTATTCTTCTGGCAACAATAATTTTAACTTTCTCTCATACTTTTATGAGAATTTTTATAAAAAATGAAGATATTATTTACCTAGGAAGTCAGATAGCATTCACTACTTTCCCTTTTTATTGGCTTTACTCAATATTAGAAGTTTTAGGAAGTTCTTTGAGAGGAATGGGATATTCTATAGTTTCTATGTATATAACAACTATTTGTCTATGTGCAGTTAGAATCTCATTGCTTTATTTAATTTCAAAATTTAACTTTGATTTTAAATCAGTTGCCTATGTTTATCCAATGACTTGGTTCATAACAGCTAGTATATTTATTATTGTTTTTTTAAAAATCATAAATAAGAAAATAAAAAAACATTAA
- a CDS encoding metal ABC transporter solute-binding protein, Zn/Mn family: MKKIFKLLTIMMISLLVIACGEKKESGKIKVTTTLNYYTNLIEEIGGDKVEVTGLMKEGEDPHLYVATAGDVDKLQNADLVVYGGLHLEGKMTEIFDNLSNKYILNLGEQLDKNLLHKENENTYDPHVWFNTKFWAIQAQAVKDKLAEISPENKEYFESNLQAYLKSLDEATEYIQAKINEIPEESRYLITAHDAFAYFAEQFGLQVKAIQGVSTDSEIGTKQIEDLATFIVEHKIKAIFVESSVNHKSIEALQEAVKAKGGNVEIGGELYSDSMGDKENNTETYIKTIKANADTIANALK, translated from the coding sequence ATGAAAAAAATTTTTAAATTATTAACAATTATGATGATTTCTTTATTAGTTATTGCTTGTGGAGAGAAAAAAGAAAGTGGAAAAATAAAAGTAACTACAACTTTAAATTACTATACTAATTTGATTGAAGAAATTGGTGGAGATAAAGTAGAAGTAACAGGCCTTATGAAAGAAGGAGAAGATCCGCATCTATATGTAGCAACTGCTGGTGATGTTGATAAATTACAAAATGCAGATTTAGTTGTCTATGGTGGACTACATCTTGAAGGAAAGATGACAGAGATTTTTGATAATCTTTCTAACAAATATATTTTAAATTTAGGAGAACAATTAGATAAAAATCTTTTACACAAAGAAAATGAAAATACTTATGACCCTCATGTATGGTTTAATACTAAATTTTGGGCTATACAAGCTCAAGCTGTTAAAGATAAGTTAGCTGAAATTTCTCCTGAAAATAAAGAATATTTTGAAAGTAATTTACAAGCTTATTTAAAATCTTTAGATGAAGCTACTGAATATATTCAAGCTAAAATAAATGAAATTCCAGAAGAATCAAGATACTTAATTACAGCACATGATGCCTTTGCGTATTTTGCTGAACAATTTGGCTTACAAGTAAAAGCTATACAAGGGGTTTCAACTGACTCTGAAATTGGTACAAAACAAATTGAAGACTTAGCTACTTTTATAGTTGAGCATAAAATAAAAGCTATTTTTGTTGAGTCATCTGTTAATCATAAAAGTATAGAAGCTTTACAAGAAGCTGTTAAAGCTAAAGGTGGAAATGTTGAAATAGGTGGAGAACTTTATTCTGATTCTATGGGAGATAAAGAAAATAATACTGAAACATATATTAAAACAATTAAAGCAAATGCTGATACTATTGCAAATGCTTTAAAATAG
- a CDS encoding metal ABC transporter permease, which produces MNEILKLFLSSYTFKVVTLGCTLLGIVSAIIGTFAVLKKESLLGDGISHSALAGICLAFLISGKKELYILLTGALVIGFLCIFLIHYIERNSKVKLDSAIALLLSTFFGLGLVLLTYLKKVPGAKKAGLNRFIFGQASTLIAKDIYLIIIVGLVLISLVILFWKEIKISIFQADYAKTLGIQSNKINFLVSTMIVVNVIIGIQIAGVILMTAMLVLPSVAARQWSKKLSIVTILAAIIGGISGAMGSIISTLDASLPTGPLIILVSGTFVLISFLFSKKGIIARNYRIYTRNRKLRLQENKGDNI; this is translated from the coding sequence ATGAATGAAATATTAAAACTTTTTTTGAGTAGTTATACTTTTAAAGTTGTAACTCTTGGTTGTACACTTCTAGGGATAGTTAGTGCAATCATTGGAACTTTTGCAGTTTTAAAAAAAGAAAGTTTATTGGGCGATGGTATATCTCATTCAGCACTTGCAGGGATATGTCTAGCCTTTTTAATAAGTGGAAAAAAAGAATTATATATACTTTTAACTGGAGCATTAGTGATAGGCTTCCTATGTATATTTTTAATTCATTATATAGAAAGAAATTCAAAAGTAAAATTGGATAGTGCCATTGCATTGTTGCTATCAACTTTCTTTGGACTTGGTCTAGTTTTACTTACATATTTAAAGAAAGTTCCTGGAGCTAAAAAAGCAGGTTTAAATAGATTCATATTTGGACAGGCTTCAACTTTAATAGCGAAAGATATTTATCTAATAATTATTGTAGGTTTAGTGTTGATATCTTTAGTTATTCTTTTTTGGAAAGAAATAAAAATAAGTATATTTCAAGCTGATTACGCAAAAACACTTGGAATACAAAGTAATAAAATAAATTTTTTAGTTTCTACTATGATAGTAGTAAATGTTATCATTGGAATACAAATAGCAGGAGTAATTTTAATGACTGCAATGCTTGTTCTACCTTCTGTTGCTGCTAGACAATGGTCTAAGAAATTATCTATTGTCACTATATTGGCTGCAATAATTGGAGGTATCTCAGGAGCTATGGGTAGTATTATTTCTACACTTGATGCTTCTTTACCTACAGGACCTTTAATAATATTAGTATCTGGAACCTTTGTCTTAATAAGTTTTCTATTTTCTAAAAAAGGTATTATTGCAAGAAATTATAGAATTTATACAAGAAATAGAAAATTAAGATTACAAGAAAATAAAGGTGATAATATATGA
- a CDS encoding metal ABC transporter ATP-binding protein gives MNAIEIKNLTVAYGENIALEDLNLNIEVGSLMALVGPNGAGKSTLIKTILKFLKQITGEIKINAKTLAYVPQRNSVDWDFPTTLFDVVEMGCYGRVRLFKRVSKEEKQKVLKAIEQVGMLEFKDRQISELSGGQQQRAFIARALVQEADIYLMDEPFQGVDSTTEKSIVEILKQLKAEGKTIIVVHHDLQTVPTYFESVALINKAVIVSGKVSEVFTQENIDVTYRKI, from the coding sequence ATGAATGCAATTGAAATTAAAAATCTGACAGTTGCTTATGGAGAAAATATAGCACTAGAAGATCTTAATTTAAATATAGAAGTAGGAAGTTTGATGGCACTTGTTGGACCAAATGGTGCAGGTAAATCAACTCTTATAAAAACTATATTAAAATTTTTAAAACAAATAACAGGTGAAATAAAAATAAATGCTAAAACTTTAGCCTATGTTCCTCAAAGAAATAGTGTTGATTGGGATTTCCCAACAACACTATTTGACGTTGTAGAAATGGGTTGTTATGGAAGAGTAAGACTTTTTAAAAGAGTTAGTAAAGAAGAAAAACAAAAAGTCTTAAAGGCAATAGAACAAGTAGGAATGTTGGAGTTTAAAGACAGACAAATATCTGAGCTTTCAGGTGGACAACAGCAAAGAGCTTTTATAGCTAGAGCTTTGGTACAAGAAGCTGATATTTATTTAATGGATGAACCTTTTCAAGGTGTAGATTCAACAACTGAAAAATCGATAGTGGAAATATTAAAACAATTAAAAGCTGAAGGTAAAACTATAATAGTTGTACATCATGATTTACAAACTGTACCAACTTATTTTGAATCTGTTGCACTTATTAATAAAGCTGTTATTGTCAGTGGAAAAGTAAGTGAAGTTTTTACACAAGAAAATATTGATGTGACATATAGAAAGATTTGA